One Tessaracoccus lacteus DNA window includes the following coding sequences:
- the hrpA gene encoding ATP-dependent RNA helicase HrpA, translating to MTPGDSPPDITVEPGLPIAAEAGRIAHLVRENQVVVVAGETGSGKTTQLPKICLLAGRQRIAHTQPRRIAARTVAQRIAVECGVELGDFVGYQVRFTRQTSAATRIKVMTDGILLAELTHDEMLRKYDTIIIDEAHERSLNIDFLLGYLKQLLPQRPELRVIVTSATIDTARFSAHFDNAPVVEVSGRTFPVETRYQPLEEGQDEIDGVAGAVEEIVTESGSGDILVFLSGEREIRDAAEAVEALDTGLEVLPLFARLSAADQQKVFQPGARRRVVLATNVAETSITVPRIRYVVDTGTARISRYSARTKVQRLPIEPVSQASANQRAGRCGRVGPGVAIRLYSEEDFGSRPEFSDPEILRTNLATVILLMAQAGLGDVERFPFVEAPVISQINDGVRVLQELGAIHPRGRHEELRLTATGRTLARMPVDPRLGRMMIEASKRDCLGTVLVLVAGLTVPDVRERPSEAQARAEELHRRFWGGDPSRPAPAEPKESGEPKRHTAHTGTRNQDAPKQSLEGGDFEVLLNIWHYLRRRRRELSGNAFRRMCREEYLHFVRFREWEDLVSQLREVAKELHLDTRPKGTMPDALTSILTGLLSNVGLVQEPGRREAGKRRPLTEYLGARGTRFAIQPGSSLAKSTPSLVMAFELVETSRLWARTVAQVRPEWVEQVAGHVLTRTLSEPSFSPRTATVSASERLTLFGVPIVAGRRTNYAADHPAEAREIFLRSGLVEGQWETRGKLVSANRAVLEEAEKLTDRMRRPDLLISDDELYSFYDGRVPATVVSGSTFEKWLRGLPKERWPALTFDDAVTDPRQLRASDFPDRWEVSGQRLPVSYVFDPGAGGDGVTLTVRLEALAQLDGDPFTWQVPGLRRELATELIRSLPKAVRTSFVPAPDFASRALDWLDERGETGEGSFPEALGRALTALTGTIVEPGQWRPETLDPHLRPTFVVVDRGREVARGADLAELQQRLAPKVAAKLTRSASNITSTGATSWTFGDVPTETRLGRGVVGYPALVDEGTTVGVRVFDTRDKADRSHVAGLRRLLTCTNPDPTRWVVSHLGRMEKLSLADSAYPSVPDLLADAWLKAGEQLAAAEGDPVTVRGEAAYAKVALAVRQECPGRTLDVVNTAAHALADVTRARLLIADRPQAAASRDVAGQLDNLFFARFITATPDPWFEHLPRYAAAAVARLEAAASNPARDAQLQAQVDEMEDLYAALTDAQPPGPLSPAVEEIAFLIEEFRVSLFAQQLRTSVPVSAKRIRQAVRAAS from the coding sequence ATGACCCCAGGCGACTCACCACCCGACATCACCGTAGAGCCCGGCCTCCCCATCGCGGCGGAGGCCGGGCGCATCGCGCACCTGGTGCGCGAAAACCAGGTTGTGGTCGTCGCCGGCGAGACCGGATCCGGCAAGACCACGCAGCTGCCCAAGATCTGCCTGCTCGCAGGCAGGCAGCGCATCGCCCACACGCAGCCCCGCCGCATCGCCGCCCGCACCGTCGCGCAGCGCATCGCCGTGGAGTGTGGCGTCGAGCTCGGCGACTTCGTCGGCTACCAGGTCCGCTTCACGCGCCAGACCAGCGCCGCCACGCGCATCAAGGTCATGACCGACGGCATCCTGCTCGCCGAGCTGACGCACGACGAGATGCTGCGGAAGTACGACACGATCATCATCGACGAGGCGCACGAGCGCAGCCTCAACATCGACTTCCTGCTCGGCTATCTCAAGCAGCTGCTCCCGCAGCGCCCCGAGCTGCGCGTCATCGTCACCTCCGCGACCATCGACACCGCCCGCTTCTCGGCCCACTTCGACAACGCCCCCGTCGTCGAGGTCTCGGGCCGCACGTTCCCCGTCGAGACGCGCTACCAGCCGCTGGAGGAGGGTCAGGACGAGATCGACGGGGTGGCCGGCGCCGTCGAGGAGATCGTCACCGAGTCCGGCTCCGGCGACATCCTCGTCTTCCTAAGCGGCGAGCGGGAGATCCGTGACGCCGCCGAGGCCGTCGAGGCCCTCGACACCGGCCTCGAGGTGCTCCCGCTGTTCGCCCGGCTGTCCGCCGCGGATCAGCAGAAGGTGTTCCAGCCGGGCGCCAGGCGCCGCGTCGTGCTGGCCACCAACGTCGCGGAGACCTCCATCACCGTCCCGCGGATCCGCTACGTCGTCGACACAGGCACGGCCCGCATCTCCCGCTACTCCGCGCGCACCAAGGTGCAGCGGCTGCCCATCGAGCCCGTCTCGCAGGCCTCTGCCAACCAGCGGGCCGGCCGCTGCGGCCGCGTCGGCCCCGGCGTCGCCATCCGGCTCTACTCCGAGGAGGACTTCGGGTCCCGCCCCGAGTTCTCCGATCCCGAGATCCTGCGCACCAACCTGGCCACCGTCATCCTGCTGATGGCGCAGGCGGGGCTCGGCGACGTCGAACGCTTCCCGTTCGTCGAAGCGCCCGTCATCTCGCAGATCAACGACGGCGTCCGCGTGCTGCAGGAGCTCGGCGCCATCCACCCGCGCGGCCGGCATGAGGAGCTGCGGCTGACCGCCACGGGCCGCACGCTCGCCCGGATGCCGGTGGACCCACGGCTCGGGCGCATGATGATCGAGGCGTCGAAGCGCGACTGCCTCGGCACCGTGCTCGTGCTGGTCGCCGGGCTCACCGTCCCCGACGTGCGGGAGCGCCCGAGCGAGGCCCAGGCCCGCGCGGAGGAGCTGCACCGCAGGTTCTGGGGCGGGGACCCGTCGCGGCCGGCGCCGGCGGAGCCGAAGGAGTCCGGCGAGCCGAAGCGGCACACGGCCCACACCGGCACCCGCAACCAGGACGCACCGAAGCAGTCGCTCGAGGGCGGCGACTTCGAGGTGCTGCTGAACATCTGGCACTACCTGAGGAGGCGGCGTCGCGAGCTCAGCGGTAACGCCTTCCGCCGCATGTGCCGCGAGGAGTACCTGCACTTCGTCCGTTTCCGGGAGTGGGAGGACCTCGTCAGCCAGCTCCGCGAGGTGGCGAAGGAGCTCCACCTGGACACCCGCCCGAAGGGCACCATGCCCGACGCGCTGACCAGCATCCTCACCGGCCTGCTGTCGAACGTCGGCCTGGTGCAGGAGCCCGGCCGGCGCGAGGCCGGGAAGCGGCGGCCCCTGACCGAGTACCTGGGCGCCCGCGGCACCCGGTTCGCCATCCAGCCCGGCTCCTCGCTCGCGAAGTCCACGCCCTCCCTGGTGATGGCCTTCGAGCTGGTGGAGACGTCCCGGCTGTGGGCCCGCACCGTCGCGCAGGTGCGCCCCGAGTGGGTCGAGCAGGTGGCCGGCCACGTTCTCACCCGGACCCTGTCCGAGCCGTCATTCTCGCCGCGCACGGCCACCGTCAGCGCCAGCGAGCGGCTCACGCTGTTCGGCGTGCCGATCGTCGCGGGCAGGCGCACCAACTATGCGGCCGATCACCCCGCCGAGGCACGCGAGATCTTCCTCCGCAGCGGCCTGGTGGAGGGCCAGTGGGAGACGCGCGGCAAGCTCGTCTCCGCCAACCGCGCCGTGCTCGAGGAGGCGGAGAAGCTCACCGACCGGATGCGCCGGCCCGACCTGCTCATCTCCGACGACGAGCTCTACTCGTTCTACGACGGGCGCGTCCCGGCGACGGTGGTGTCCGGCTCGACGTTCGAGAAGTGGCTGCGCGGCCTGCCGAAGGAGCGGTGGCCTGCACTCACGTTCGACGACGCCGTCACGGACCCCCGGCAGCTGCGCGCCTCCGACTTCCCCGACCGCTGGGAGGTCTCCGGGCAGCGGCTGCCCGTCAGCTACGTCTTCGACCCCGGGGCCGGCGGCGACGGCGTGACCCTCACCGTCCGGCTCGAGGCCCTCGCCCAGCTCGACGGGGACCCTTTCACCTGGCAGGTGCCAGGACTGCGCCGCGAGCTGGCCACCGAGCTCATCCGCTCCCTGCCCAAGGCCGTGCGCACCAGCTTCGTGCCCGCCCCCGACTTCGCCTCCCGCGCGCTCGACTGGCTCGACGAGCGCGGCGAGACCGGCGAGGGGAGCTTCCCGGAGGCCCTCGGCCGGGCGCTCACGGCCCTGACCGGCACCATCGTGGAACCCGGCCAGTGGCGCCCCGAGACCCTCGACCCGCATCTGCGGCCCACCTTCGTCGTCGTCGACCGCGGCCGCGAGGTCGCGCGCGGAGCCGACCTCGCCGAGCTGCAGCAGCGGCTTGCGCCCAAGGTCGCGGCGAAGCTGACCAGGTCCGCGTCCAACATCACCTCGACCGGCGCCACGTCGTGGACCTTCGGCGACGTCCCGACCGAGACCAGGCTGGGCAGGGGAGTCGTCGGGTACCCGGCGCTCGTCGACGAGGGGACGACCGTCGGGGTGCGCGTCTTCGACACCCGGGACAAGGCCGACCGCTCGCACGTCGCCGGCCTGCGCCGGCTCCTGACCTGCACCAACCCCGATCCGACGAGGTGGGTCGTGTCCCACCTCGGCCGCATGGAGAAGCTCTCGTTGGCCGACTCGGCCTACCCGTCGGTGCCGGACCTCCTGGCCGACGCCTGGCTCAAGGCGGGCGAGCAGCTCGCCGCCGCGGAGGGGGACCCCGTCACGGTCCGCGGCGAGGCGGCCTACGCGAAGGTGGCGCTCGCCGTACGCCAGGAGTGCCCCGGCCGGACGCTGGACGTCGTGAACACGGCCGCGCACGCGCTGGCCGACGTCACCCGCGCCCGGCTGCTCATCGCCGACCGGCCGCAGGCCGCCGCGTCCAGGGACGTCGCGGGCCAGCTGGACAACCTGTTCTTCGCCCGGTTCATCACCGCCACACCCGACCCGTGGTTCGAGCACCTGCCACGCTACGCGGCCGCGGCGGTCGCCCGCCTGGAGGCGGCCGCGTCGAACCCCGCCCGCGACGCGCAGCTGCAGGCCCAGGTCGACGAGATGGAGGACCTGTACGCGGCTTTGACCGACGCCCAGCCTCCCGGCCCTCTCTCCCCAGCGGTCGAGGAGATCGCATTCCTGATCGAGGAGTTCCGCGTCTCGCTGTTCGCGCAGCAGCTCCGCACCTCGGTGCCCGTCTCGGCCAAGCGCATCAGGCAGGCGGTCCGCGCCGCATCCTGA
- a CDS encoding universal stress protein produces the protein MTEKTQPLIVVGVDGSDDGLRAVRFGTGAALRRDGELLLVNAVDDTLMAGAWGVVYDPEVLQAAGVTANEQAKGIALEAGLPADRIRTEVVMGSPGGVMARLSEVADLIIVGRRAASGLERMFVGSTSVAVVANASCPVVVISAAAHPDPVGQKGIIGVGLQTDPGSEATLEAAFEQCERFTDKLEIVHAVQPPVGIFARKLTPAQLDEQVRFAQGGIEALAAGVAERHPGVEYSVHVAIDSPINYLVSRSANYDMLVLGVGESSIPGISLGGLMRGLMAHALCPLYISRG, from the coding sequence ATGACTGAGAAGACCCAACCTCTGATCGTCGTCGGCGTCGACGGCAGCGACGACGGCCTGCGTGCCGTCAGGTTCGGCACCGGGGCGGCGCTGCGCCGCGACGGCGAGCTGCTGCTCGTCAACGCGGTGGACGACACGCTGATGGCCGGCGCCTGGGGCGTCGTGTACGACCCGGAGGTGCTGCAGGCCGCCGGCGTCACCGCCAACGAGCAGGCCAAGGGCATCGCTCTGGAGGCAGGCCTGCCCGCCGACCGCATCCGCACCGAGGTGGTGATGGGTTCTCCGGGCGGCGTCATGGCACGCCTGTCCGAGGTCGCCGACCTCATCATCGTGGGTCGCCGCGCCGCCTCCGGCCTCGAGCGCATGTTCGTCGGCTCCACGTCGGTCGCGGTCGTCGCCAACGCCTCGTGCCCCGTCGTCGTCATCTCCGCGGCCGCGCACCCTGACCCCGTCGGCCAGAAGGGCATTATCGGGGTCGGCCTGCAGACCGACCCCGGCTCCGAGGCGACCCTCGAGGCCGCGTTCGAGCAGTGCGAGCGTTTCACGGACAAGCTGGAGATCGTGCACGCGGTACAGCCCCCGGTCGGGATCTTCGCGCGCAAGCTGACCCCGGCCCAGCTCGACGAGCAGGTCCGCTTCGCCCAGGGCGGCATCGAGGCCCTCGCGGCCGGCGTCGCCGAGCGCCACCCCGGCGTCGAGTACAGCGTTCACGTCGCGATCGACAGCCCGATCAACTACCTCGTCAGCCGCAGCGCCAACTACGACATGCTCGTGCTGGGCGTCGGCGAGTCGTCGATCCCCGGCATCAGCCTCGGCGGGCTCATGCGCGGCCTGATGGCCCACGCGCTGTGCCCGCTGTACATCAGCCGCGGATGA
- a CDS encoding pyridoxamine 5'-phosphate oxidase family protein, producing MQEPVTYFSRLDGDECWSLLADVRVGRLAWAAVDGLTVVPVNFLSDGRQIVFHTAPGTVLASLTQPTDVAFQVDQIDEETAVGWSVLVRGTTGPVEADSVSWLADDRTVGIAVTATSIDGRVLSGTVRSEEPHHD from the coding sequence ATGCAGGAACCTGTGACGTACTTCTCCCGGCTCGATGGCGACGAGTGCTGGTCGCTGCTGGCCGACGTGCGCGTCGGGCGGCTCGCTTGGGCGGCGGTGGACGGCCTCACCGTGGTTCCCGTCAACTTCCTCTCCGATGGGCGACAGATCGTCTTCCACACCGCACCCGGCACCGTGCTCGCGTCGTTGACGCAGCCGACGGACGTGGCGTTCCAGGTCGATCAGATCGACGAGGAGACGGCTGTGGGCTGGTCGGTGCTCGTGCGCGGCACCACGGGGCCGGTCGAGGCGGACAGCGTGAGCTGGCTGGCCGACGACCGCACCGTCGGGATCGCCGTGACGGCGACCAGCATCGATGGACGTGTCCTGTCCGGGACCGTGAGGAGTGAGGAGCCCCACCATGACTGA